Part of the Candidatus Methanogranum gryphiswaldense genome, TCATGGATGAGAAGATCCGCACCGATGGCTGCATCGATCGACTGATCACATGATGTGGTATCCCCGGAATAAACTACTTTCAAACCAGGCCTGGGCGGACCCATGACCATATCTGGAGTTATGCCGTTGACCTCCTGACCATCTTGAAGTTTCCCATAGTCTGAAGACTTAAGACCGAATCCTATGGCCCTATCCTTATCGAATTTACCTTTCTGGTCCTTCTCTTTTAAGACATAACCCAGAGAAGGAATGTTGTGCATGGTGGAGAAACAGGAAACGGTCAGGTCCTTGAATCCAACAACATCTCCTGCTTCCAGTTCTCTTATGTCCAGAGGGTAGTCTATCTGCCCTTCACATACGCTCAACATCATCTCCAAGGCTTTCTTGAACCCTGACGGACCGCACACTATCAATGGGTCCTTTCTGCCGGAGATGCCCATGGTCTGCAAAAGCCCTGGGAGCCCGAAAACATGATCTCCGTGCAGATGCGTTATGAATATCCCTGTTACCTTCATGAAGGAAAAGGGGGAGATCATCATCTGTCGTTGCGACCCTTCGCCGCAATCGAAAAGGATGATGTCCGAACCACCACGGAGTGCGATACATGGTGGCGACCTATCCCTAGAGGGCAAACTGGCACCTGTACCCAGGAACAGTATGTCCAACATCTTACATCAATACACCGAATCCAATTCCCTTGTGGCCTTGGATTCCTTCTTGTATTCCTTATAATGTTCCTTACAGAGATGAACGTTGCGTAGGTCAGAACTCTTGAGTTTTAGGTTAGTTTCCACAACCAGTTTTATGTTAAGAGACCTCTCAGCCTCTTTATCGCAACCTGCTATATCGCAGACC contains:
- the rnz gene encoding ribonuclease Z, whose protein sequence is MLDILFLGTGASLPSRDRSPPCIALRGGSDIILFDCGEGSQRQMMISPFSFMKVTGIFITHLHGDHVFGLPGLLQTMGISGRKDPLIVCGPSGFKKALEMMLSVCEGQIDYPLDIRELEAGDVVGFKDLTVSCFSTMHNIPSLGYVLKEKDQKGKFDKDRAIGFGLKSSDYGKLQDGQEVNGITPDMVMGPPRPGLKVVYSGDTTSCDQSIDAAIGADLLIHESTYCESESALAAKHFHSTSKQAALIAKKAECKNLILVHISNRYEDRKVVENEAREIFQDSYIADDLQLYRLNKSGLKLV